The following proteins are co-located in the Halictus rubicundus isolate RS-2024b chromosome 1, iyHalRubi1_principal, whole genome shotgun sequence genome:
- the LOC143361276 gene encoding guanine nucleotide-binding protein subunit beta-like protein 1, translating into MALLPPDPIYLFRSNMGSIHSILFQVTSDVEVLYAGTANGNVHIWNLDTNRELSQIKSGQESCLSLQSLDEENLFVQHKCGLINAYKRTESHWNKYKSIDIDFYHYCRFKTFSQNELFVPLKESKVGILSTNTFSMELELSPPNVENLGEVMAIKPLKQENLVLVGYECGKLILWDIRQKKIMNHLVTEPCPMALDFDTVLMKGIVAGPSDQLQVFTLSKDHVLCDKTRIKLKNPGTSVIAIRSDARIVAIGGWDNSVRIYSWKNLKPLAVLNQHRDTVQDIAYSSDIIKTYDKHVMATAAKDGYIALWNIYN; encoded by the exons ATGGCATTGCTTCCTCCGGATCCTATATACCTTTTCCGAAGTAATATGGGAAGTATTCATTCTATACTTTTTCAAGTAACTTCTGATGTAGAGGTCCTCTATGCGGGTACTGCTAATGGAAACGTTCATATTTGGAATTTAGAC ACAAATCGAGAATTAAGTCAGATTAAATCAGGTCAAGAGTCTTGTTTAAGTTTACAAAGTTTGGATGAAGAAAACCTATTTGTACAGCACAAATGTGGTTTAATAAATGCATATAAAAGAACAGAATCCCATTGGAACAAGTACAAATCAATTGACATAGATTTTTATCATTATTGCAG GTTTAAAACATTTTCTCAAAATGAACTATTTGTACCACTTAAGGAATCGAAAGTTGGAATATTATCTACAAATACATTTAGCATGGAATTAGAACTGAGTCCTCCAAATGTTGAAAATTTAGGAGAAGTGATGGCGATCAAACCCTTGAAACAGGAAAATTTAGTTCTAGTAGGTTATGAATGTGGCAAGTTAATTTTATGGGACATTAGGCAAAAGAAGATTATGAATCATTTAGTAACAGAACCATGCCCAATGGCTTTGGATTTTGATACTGTTTTGATGAAAGGTATTGTTGCTGGTCCTTCCGATCAGTTACag GTATTTACTTTGTCAAAAGATCATGTATTGTGCGATAAAACaagaattaaattgaaaaatcctGGTACTTCTGTAATCGCTATAAGATCTGATGCTAGGATTGTAGCAAttggaggatgggataataGTGTTCGAATATATTCGTGGAAAAACTTAAAGCCATTAGCTGTTTTAAACCAACATAGAGATACGGTACAGGACATTGCATACTCCTCAGATATAATAAAGACTTACGATAAACATGTAATGGCTACAGCTGCAAAAGATGGATACATTGCATTGTGGAATATTTACAATTAA